One genomic window of Phaeobacter piscinae includes the following:
- a CDS encoding alpha/beta fold hydrolase produces MDKTDWQHEFADVNGISLHYVRQGHGRPLVLLHGWPEFWYTWHKIIPGLSTAFDVIAPDLRGFGQSEKPDAPADKAYTLDCHLTDFVCLLDALGLEKVGIVSHDIGATIAHSFARQFPDRVDGLFFFNIPYAGIGARQIAPENFNEIWYQGFHQQKWAAELIGSSRETVRIYLKNLLAHWAQDPNVFDDDLEVWVDNFLQPGNLQGGFNWYAAFHPLRLAMMKGEAPPVPSIDTPTCVRWGADEPFLKVEYADKLDEYFSNLDFKPVPNAGHFVHYQRPSYSEQEIKHFFGSL; encoded by the coding sequence ATGGATAAGACAGACTGGCAGCACGAATTTGCGGATGTGAACGGGATTAGCCTCCACTATGTCAGACAGGGGCATGGCCGCCCATTAGTTCTTCTGCACGGGTGGCCGGAGTTCTGGTACACATGGCATAAAATCATTCCCGGGCTAAGCACCGCGTTTGACGTGATCGCACCCGATCTGCGCGGCTTTGGCCAGAGTGAGAAACCCGACGCGCCTGCTGACAAGGCTTATACGCTTGATTGCCACCTGACCGACTTCGTATGCCTGCTCGATGCACTTGGGCTGGAGAAAGTCGGTATTGTCAGCCACGACATTGGGGCGACTATAGCTCATTCGTTTGCGCGACAGTTTCCTGATCGTGTCGACGGGCTGTTTTTCTTCAACATCCCCTATGCCGGTATTGGCGCAAGGCAGATCGCACCAGAGAATTTCAACGAGATCTGGTACCAGGGCTTTCATCAGCAAAAATGGGCCGCTGAGCTTATCGGATCGAGTCGCGAAACGGTTCGTATCTACTTGAAAAATCTGCTTGCACACTGGGCTCAGGATCCGAACGTCTTTGACGATGACCTGGAAGTCTGGGTGGACAACTTCCTTCAGCCAGGCAATCTGCAAGGAGGCTTCAACTGGTACGCCGCATTCCACCCACTTCGCCTAGCCATGATGAAAGGCGAAGCACCGCCGGTTCCCTCAATCGATACACCGACATGTGTACGTTGGGGAGCAGACGAGCCTTTCCTGAAAGTCGAATATGCAGACAAACTAGATGAGTATTTTTCGAACTTGGACTTTAAGCCAGTCCCAAATGCCGGCCACTTTGTGCACTATCAACGGCCATCCTATTCGGAACAGGAGATTAAACATTTTTTTGGCTCTCTATAG
- a CDS encoding DMT family transporter, producing MLARVTIGETISATRWGTIGLGLVGLMIVLELDAGFYWTFNVGDVMGLAAGIVWALAAVRMRSDDKNNGLDFTLSYFAWGSFAALLLTSLPQAGTYSAPDWQTVVNVLPWLVPVVGFLVVPPAFAVMWGATLLSPGLLGILFMTEISAGVVTAAIWAGEPFGLREITGIGVISLAGLWEPVIGLVKASPRTKNLTAGCDRRS from the coding sequence TTGCTGGCACGCGTGACGATCGGCGAGACCATCTCAGCCACGCGATGGGGTACGATCGGGTTGGGCCTGGTTGGATTGATGATCGTTTTGGAACTTGATGCCGGGTTTTATTGGACCTTCAACGTCGGAGATGTGATGGGGTTGGCGGCAGGTATCGTCTGGGCCTTGGCTGCGGTACGAATGCGATCCGATGACAAGAACAACGGGCTGGATTTTACCCTGTCCTACTTTGCTTGGGGCAGTTTCGCCGCGCTTCTGCTGACATCCCTTCCGCAGGCAGGAACATATTCTGCACCCGATTGGCAAACCGTTGTCAATGTACTGCCCTGGTTGGTGCCGGTAGTGGGCTTTCTTGTGGTCCCGCCGGCATTCGCTGTGATGTGGGGCGCAACCTTGCTCAGCCCCGGTTTGCTCGGGATTTTGTTCATGACCGAGATCAGCGCGGGTGTCGTAACTGCCGCCATCTGGGCGGGAGAACCTTTTGGGCTGCGCGAGATCACAGGCATAGGAGTAATATCATTAGCCGGATTGTGGGAACCAGTCATCGGGCTGGTCAAAGCAAGCCCCCGGACAAAGAACCTCACCGCTGGATGCGATAGGCGAAGTTGA
- a CDS encoding MFS transporter, translated as MAAPLLLRNRNYRLLFTAGALTNLGDGFILLALPWLATLMTRDPVAIAAVAAAGRLPWLFFALPAGVIADMTDRRKLIARADLLRAVIVLAILMLALSEPVPGAIWALAGLAFVLGAAEVIRDNAAQTILPDIVAATDLEAANGQMWTAEQLTGQFIGPPLAGLLIAAGIAIPFGLDVVALVLAAGFVGLISLSPRAPVQQGFRKALMQGIRFMRSDTLLLRLAIVLGIANFLATATITVQVLFAQEVLGLSATEYGFVLSVAALGAVTGSLIAPRLSRLIGVQPCLYLSIAGWAVGYALIGISSNGVVMALAMFGVMAAAMVWNVITVSWRQRRIPSELLGRVNSIYRCFGWGSMPLGALAGGTVVALLEHDLGRDIALRAPFVLSATCCLLLLAYATFRLRLD; from the coding sequence ATGGCCGCCCCTCTTCTGCTCAGAAATCGCAATTATCGCCTGTTGTTCACGGCCGGGGCGCTGACCAATCTGGGCGATGGGTTCATCCTGTTGGCGCTGCCCTGGCTGGCCACGCTGATGACCCGTGATCCGGTGGCCATCGCCGCTGTGGCCGCCGCCGGGCGGCTGCCGTGGTTGTTCTTTGCGCTGCCTGCCGGGGTGATTGCGGATATGACCGACCGGCGCAAGCTGATCGCCCGCGCCGATCTGTTGCGTGCGGTGATCGTGCTGGCGATCCTGATGCTGGCACTCAGCGAGCCAGTGCCGGGGGCAATCTGGGCGCTGGCCGGGCTGGCCTTTGTCTTGGGGGCGGCGGAGGTGATCCGCGACAATGCCGCCCAGACCATCCTCCCCGATATTGTCGCCGCCACCGATCTTGAGGCGGCGAATGGCCAGATGTGGACGGCCGAGCAACTGACCGGTCAGTTCATCGGCCCGCCTCTGGCAGGTCTGCTGATTGCAGCCGGCATTGCCATCCCCTTTGGGCTTGATGTGGTGGCGCTGGTGCTGGCGGCGGGCTTTGTCGGGTTGATCAGCCTGTCGCCCCGTGCCCCGGTCCAGCAAGGGTTTCGCAAGGCGCTGATGCAGGGCATCCGCTTCATGCGCAGCGACACCCTGCTGCTGCGTCTTGCCATCGTGCTGGGCATCGCCAATTTCCTCGCCACTGCAACCATCACCGTTCAGGTGCTCTTTGCGCAGGAGGTGCTCGGCCTCAGCGCGACGGAATACGGGTTTGTCCTGTCAGTTGCCGCTCTGGGGGCCGTGACGGGCAGCCTGATTGCACCGCGCCTCAGCCGTCTGATCGGGGTGCAGCCCTGTCTATATCTGTCAATTGCAGGCTGGGCGGTCGGCTATGCGCTGATCGGGATCAGCAGCAACGGTGTCGTCATGGCGCTGGCGATGTTTGGTGTGATGGCGGCAGCCATGGTCTGGAATGTGATCACCGTGTCCTGGCGCCAGCGGCGCATCCCCTCCGAGCTGCTGGGCCGGGTGAACAGCATCTACCGCTGCTTTGGCTGGGGGTCTATGCCATTGGGCGCGCTGGCCGGTGGCACTGTGGTGGCGCTGCTGGAGCATGACCTGGGCCGTGACATCGCCCTGCGCGCTCCGTTTGTGCTATCGGCAACCTGCTGTCTTCTACTGTTGGCCTATGCCACCTTCCGGCTGCGGCTGGACTGA
- a CDS encoding nitrilase-related carbon-nitrogen hydrolase — protein MPVETIRIVGSLAPVFLDRKATTKKNIKTIGRAADKGAHLVALGETLLPAYPLWLTRADAARFDSGIQKDLHALYLAQSVSIPDGHLSPICRTADQRKIAVVPGIAERTADRGNHTHCCSCVFIDADGQIASVHHKLMPTYEERLSWGIGGSRGTPAPCYGESAGSGP, from the coding sequence ATGCCGGTTGAAACCATTAGAATTGTAGGATCCCTAGCTCCGGTCTTTCTCGACCGCAAAGCAACGACAAAGAAAAATATCAAGACAATCGGGCGAGCTGCAGACAAAGGCGCACATCTGGTTGCGCTCGGTGAAACACTTTTACCCGCATATCCTTTGTGGTTGACGCGCGCTGATGCTGCTCGATTTGATTCCGGCATTCAAAAAGACTTGCATGCGCTTTATCTCGCGCAATCGGTCTCAATTCCGGACGGACACCTGTCGCCGATCTGCAGGACCGCAGACCAACGTAAGATCGCGGTTGTGCCAGGCATCGCAGAACGCACCGCTGACCGTGGCAATCACACGCATTGTTGCTCTTGCGTTTTCATTGACGCCGACGGTCAAATTGCGTCGGTTCATCACAAGCTGATGCCGACATACGAAGAACGACTCAGTTGGGGAATTGGTGGAAGCCGCGGGACGCCAGCGCCGTGCTATGGGGAAAGCGCGGGCTCCGGTCCCTGA
- the dmpG gene encoding 4-hydroxy-2-oxovalerate aldolase, producing MAIAIHDPTLRDGNHAIAHTLSLDDIAAYCQTVDDCGLDVVEVGHGNGLGASSLQLGMARHADREMLNTARANLTRTKLGIHAIPGFAKISDIKAAIDIGVDVFRIASHCTEGDLTQSYIEYARSQDKYVQGVLMMTHMAPADVLLAQAQRQVSYGANAIVLMDSAGNYDPRDTRVKIGLLAAELGVPVGFHAHNNLGLAIANSVAAAEAGATILDGTLRGFGAGAGNTQLEVLCAVLERYGFETGTDVFALCEAVEALPDLPPVQRRTIVGTSNLISGIYGVCAGFEKHVTRAAQDFGVAPRFIYEELSRCNAVAGQEDLIISAAARLSKSAPQTPTHPREGVTT from the coding sequence ATGGCCATTGCCATCCACGACCCGACTCTGCGCGACGGTAATCACGCCATTGCCCACACGCTCAGCCTTGATGATATCGCCGCCTATTGCCAGACCGTTGATGACTGCGGGCTGGATGTGGTTGAAGTCGGACATGGCAATGGTCTGGGGGCGTCCTCCTTACAGCTCGGGATGGCGCGCCATGCGGACCGCGAGATGCTGAACACCGCCCGCGCAAATTTGACCCGTACCAAACTGGGCATTCATGCGATCCCGGGTTTTGCCAAGATTTCCGATATCAAGGCAGCGATTGATATCGGCGTTGATGTGTTCCGCATCGCCTCACATTGTACCGAGGGCGATCTGACCCAGAGCTATATCGAATACGCCCGCAGTCAGGACAAATATGTGCAAGGGGTGCTGATGATGACGCATATGGCCCCTGCGGACGTGCTGCTGGCGCAGGCACAGCGTCAGGTTTCCTATGGTGCAAACGCCATTGTCCTGATGGATTCCGCAGGCAATTACGACCCGCGTGACACCCGCGTGAAGATTGGTTTGCTGGCCGCTGAACTGGGGGTTCCAGTTGGCTTTCACGCGCACAATAATCTGGGTCTAGCGATTGCCAATTCCGTTGCTGCCGCCGAAGCCGGGGCGACCATATTGGATGGCACCCTGCGCGGGTTTGGGGCTGGTGCCGGCAATACCCAGCTGGAGGTGCTCTGCGCTGTGCTGGAACGCTATGGGTTTGAGACCGGCACCGATGTGTTTGCGCTCTGCGAAGCGGTGGAGGCGCTGCCGGATCTGCCTCCGGTGCAGCGCCGTACGATCGTGGGAACCTCCAACCTGATCAGTGGCATCTACGGCGTCTGCGCAGGATTTGAAAAACACGTGACCCGCGCGGCGCAGGATTTTGGCGTCGCCCCCCGGTTTATCTATGAGGAACTGTCGCGCTGCAACGCTGTTGCCGGACAGGAAGACCTGATCATCTCAGCAGCGGCGCGCCTGTCGAAATCTGCACCTCAAACACCGACGCATCCCCGTGAAGGAGTGACGACATGA
- a CDS encoding ATP-grasp domain-containing protein, with translation MSKPMQNILMVGGRDHTFFRIGEMGLRYSALQTRAHLTDHLLDHAETVVVTEYEDIDSSVALAEALHRKTPFDAVFSFAEYGFLTAAHIAEALDLPSNCQVATVQLTRNKLRMREALRACGIADVPFARIGTAEEIATFAARHGDCVIKPAEGGGSEGVYFVDATTDISTALSHALQVGREELMAEAFIPGAEYSVETMSVEGEHRILTITEKSTSGAPYFIESGHVQPAALSDEDAACIGERVRILLDAVGYRTGPAHTEVKVSDGEVYVIETQTRNGGDQIWELTLETTGADVFKETFAAILGLDYSAPPAAAQAMAIRYIFAQDRVLDAITGLDLAARAEGVTRVHSSAEPGTRYDTVLSAASRVAYVLARGDSREQALAHTEAAVAQIELR, from the coding sequence ATGTCTAAGCCCATGCAGAACATCCTGATGGTCGGCGGGCGTGACCATACCTTTTTCCGGATTGGCGAAATGGGGCTGCGCTACAGCGCACTTCAAACCCGTGCCCATCTGACCGATCACCTCCTGGATCATGCCGAAACCGTCGTGGTGACAGAATATGAGGATATCGACAGCAGTGTGGCACTGGCAGAGGCGCTGCACCGTAAAACGCCATTTGATGCGGTATTCTCCTTTGCCGAATATGGTTTTCTCACGGCTGCGCATATCGCTGAGGCGCTGGATCTGCCCAGCAACTGCCAGGTGGCGACGGTACAGCTGACCCGCAACAAGTTGCGGATGCGGGAGGCGCTGCGCGCCTGCGGCATTGCGGATGTGCCCTTTGCCCGAATAGGGACTGCGGAAGAGATCGCCACTTTCGCCGCCCGCCATGGTGACTGTGTCATCAAACCGGCGGAGGGCGGAGGCAGCGAAGGCGTCTATTTTGTCGATGCCACGACGGATATCAGCACTGCGCTGTCCCATGCATTGCAGGTGGGCCGTGAGGAACTGATGGCCGAAGCCTTTATTCCCGGCGCGGAATATAGCGTCGAGACCATGTCGGTGGAGGGCGAGCACCGCATTCTGACCATCACCGAAAAATCCACCAGCGGCGCGCCCTACTTTATCGAAAGCGGCCATGTTCAGCCCGCCGCATTGAGCGACGAGGACGCAGCCTGCATCGGTGAGCGGGTCCGCATATTGCTGGATGCGGTCGGCTACCGGACCGGACCTGCCCATACCGAGGTGAAGGTGAGTGACGGGGAAGTCTATGTGATCGAGACACAGACACGCAATGGCGGCGATCAGATCTGGGAGCTGACCCTGGAGACCACCGGTGCCGATGTCTTCAAGGAGACGTTTGCCGCAATCTTGGGGCTGGACTATAGTGCGCCCCCCGCCGCCGCGCAGGCGATGGCGATCCGATATATATTCGCGCAGGACCGGGTGTTGGACGCGATCACAGGACTGGACCTCGCCGCGCGAGCAGAAGGCGTAACGCGCGTGCATTCCTCTGCCGAACCCGGAACCCGCTATGATACCGTGTTGTCTGCTGCATCGCGGGTGGCCTATGTGCTGGCCCGCGGTGACAGCCGGGAGCAGGCCCTCGCTCATACCGAGGCAGCCGTAGCCCAGATTGAGCTGAGGTAA
- a CDS encoding tyrosine-type recombinase/integrase, which yields MRRPTGWQWLSNGGDAHHDPRKEHISAVRYLAEYLGRAPDAAVFEDLRAYQLHMMDTPVTPSTYNTRRVGLRSAFPLAPGVACQSFATHLLEAGTDVRVIQVLLTHANLSTTARFTHAAAKLIRDTTSPYELLVQLKG from the coding sequence TTGAGGCGCCCGACCGGCTGGCAATGGCTGAGCAACGGTGGTGATGCGCACCATGATCCACGGAAAGAGCATATCAGTGCGGTTCGGTATCTTGCCGAGTACCTTGGGCGGGCGCCGGATGCTGCGGTGTTCGAAGACTTGCGCGCCTACCAACTTCATATGATGGACACGCCCGTCACGCCATCGACTTATAACACGCGACGTGTCGGGCTGCGCTCAGCATTTCCTCTGGCACCGGGCGTCGCGTGTCAGAGCTTTGCGACCCATCTTCTTGAAGCGGGGACAGACGTCCGCGTGATCCAGGTTTTGCTCACACACGCCAATCTGAGCACGACGGCGCGCTTCACCCATGCTGCAGCCAAGCTGATCCGCGACACCACCAGCCCCTACGAGTTGCTGGTGCAACTTAAGGGCTGA
- a CDS encoding aminotransferase class I/II-fold pyridoxal phosphate-dependent enzyme, whose protein sequence is MPDLATDHRNTPFCPILELAGRIQARGKPVVDFSIGVPNFTPPQRVYDAAIAAIHADQCRYGPSRGEAGLIAAYLHYLTQLGQDQFGPESIAVGQGGKHLLYSLFQVLFEPGDTVVIPAPCWPTYFDIARLSGVAVRTPYCGLQQGYKLDPATLEAALGGRVVALVLNNPSNPTGALYSRAELAALAAVLRRHDVWIISDDVYQRFVYTDEHCPHLLDIAPDLAPRIIKVDSISKLYGMPGWRAGLLAAAPEVAEAVTVLNSNSISNMPPMVAAAAAEALGGDQGFSQRMTSGYRARRDLLLTAFDSAPQIRCARPGGAFYLFPDISRVFGSMHGTQMISTDEDLCDLLLDSYGVAAVPGRHFGAPDNIRLSYAIDVDQVRQGASQILRCLAELEERPKAQRSSPTPPTAGVAAMETVS, encoded by the coding sequence ATGCCTGACCTGGCCACGGACCATCGCAATACACCCTTTTGCCCGATCCTTGAGTTGGCGGGCCGCATTCAGGCGCGCGGCAAGCCCGTGGTCGATTTCTCGATCGGTGTGCCCAATTTCACGCCGCCGCAGCGGGTCTATGACGCCGCCATCGCGGCCATCCATGCGGATCAGTGCCGGTATGGCCCCAGTCGCGGGGAGGCGGGACTGATCGCCGCGTATCTGCATTATTTAACCCAGCTGGGGCAGGATCAATTCGGTCCGGAGAGCATCGCCGTGGGGCAGGGGGGTAAACACTTGCTCTATTCTCTGTTTCAGGTGCTGTTCGAACCCGGTGATACCGTGGTTATTCCCGCGCCCTGCTGGCCGACATATTTTGACATCGCGCGGCTGAGTGGAGTGGCGGTGCGCACGCCATACTGCGGGTTGCAACAGGGCTATAAGTTGGATCCGGCAACGTTGGAGGCGGCGTTGGGTGGACGGGTCGTGGCGCTGGTGCTGAACAACCCATCCAACCCCACCGGTGCACTGTACAGCCGGGCAGAGTTGGCGGCTTTGGCCGCAGTGCTGCGCCGCCACGATGTCTGGATTATCAGCGATGATGTCTATCAGCGATTTGTCTATACGGATGAGCATTGTCCGCATCTGCTGGATATTGCCCCGGATCTGGCGCCGCGGATCATCAAGGTGGACAGTATCTCAAAGCTGTATGGGATGCCGGGCTGGCGCGCGGGGCTGCTGGCGGCGGCGCCAGAAGTGGCGGAGGCTGTGACGGTGCTGAACAGCAATTCGATCTCAAATATGCCGCCCATGGTTGCTGCCGCGGCAGCGGAGGCGCTGGGTGGCGACCAGGGGTTTTCGCAGCGGATGACGTCTGGCTACCGGGCTCGACGTGACCTGTTGTTGACTGCCTTTGACAGCGCACCGCAGATCCGTTGCGCCCGCCCCGGGGGGGCCTTTTACCTGTTTCCTGACATCTCCCGGGTGTTCGGGTCCATGCATGGGACGCAGATGATCAGCACCGATGAGGATCTTTGCGATCTGCTGTTGGACAGCTACGGGGTTGCAGCTGTTCCCGGGCGCCACTTTGGGGCACCGGACAATATCCGCCTGTCTTATGCGATTGATGTGGATCAGGTGCGGCAGGGAGCGAGCCAGATCTTGCGGTGCCTGGCTGAGCTGGAGGAAAGACCCAAAGCTCAGCGCTCGTCTCCTACCCCGCCGACGGCAGGGGTTGCGGCGATGGAAACGGTGTCCTGA
- a CDS encoding helix-turn-helix domain-containing protein: protein MLSFDECETARLLDGGDTKTSDIAFQAGFGSIRQFNSVFSAACGIPPSEYRARPAQRPGKQIQGSRKKTGTNH, encoded by the coding sequence ATGTTGAGTTTCGACGAATGTGAAACCGCGCGGCTGCTGGACGGCGGGGATACAAAGACATCCGATATTGCCTTTCAGGCCGGGTTCGGCAGCATTCGTCAATTCAATTCGGTTTTCTCTGCGGCTTGCGGCATCCCACCTAGCGAATATCGCGCGCGCCCGGCGCAGCGTCCCGGAAAGCAAATCCAGGGCTCGCGCAAGAAAACTGGAACCAATCATTGA
- a CDS encoding acetaldehyde dehydrogenase (acetylating) has product MTLKTAIIGSGNIGCDVLCKVQRSELLECTLFAGRNAASPGLALARERGVAVTDRGAEGLFAALDTFDLVFDATSSAAHQSHAPMLEAAGKVVINLTPAPNGALCVPSLNGDDLLAARNINMITCGGQASIPIAQAMTEANPDIHYLEVVSSISAESAGPATRLNLNHYIETTESALRQFTGCCNVKAILNINPAKPNVYMQTAISALAAQHDLAATEAAIARAVARLRAAVPGYDVIVEPHVTGDRLFTMVRVTGAGDYLDPSAGNLDIITAAATKMAEAVARDRGERGPAPAEALAMESVA; this is encoded by the coding sequence ATGACCCTAAAAACCGCCATTATCGGCAGCGGCAACATTGGCTGCGACGTGTTGTGCAAAGTACAGCGCTCGGAACTGCTGGAGTGTACGCTTTTCGCAGGGCGCAATGCAGCCTCACCGGGGCTGGCATTGGCCCGTGAACGGGGTGTTGCGGTGACGGATCGCGGCGCGGAGGGGCTGTTTGCTGCACTCGACACATTTGATCTGGTGTTCGACGCCACATCCTCGGCCGCGCATCAATCCCATGCGCCAATGCTGGAGGCGGCAGGGAAGGTGGTGATCAATCTGACGCCGGCCCCCAATGGCGCGCTTTGCGTGCCGTCTCTGAATGGCGATGATCTGCTGGCGGCGCGCAACATTAATATGATCACCTGTGGAGGTCAGGCCTCGATCCCGATTGCGCAGGCGATGACGGAGGCCAACCCGGATATTCATTACCTTGAGGTGGTCTCCTCAATCAGCGCGGAAAGTGCTGGACCAGCGACACGGCTGAACCTCAATCACTACATCGAGACCACCGAGAGCGCTCTGAGACAGTTCACTGGCTGCTGCAACGTCAAAGCGATCCTGAACATCAACCCGGCCAAGCCCAATGTTTATATGCAGACTGCGATTTCGGCACTGGCGGCGCAGCATGATCTAGCAGCGACCGAGGCGGCCATCGCCAGGGCCGTGGCGCGGCTGCGGGCAGCTGTTCCAGGCTATGACGTGATTGTCGAGCCACATGTCACCGGGGATCGGCTGTTCACGATGGTGCGGGTGACAGGGGCCGGGGATTATCTGGATCCGTCTGCGGGCAATCTGGACATCATCACGGCTGCGGCCACGAAGATGGCCGAAGCGGTCGCCCGTGATCGGGGCGAGCGGGGGCCAGCTCCGGCGGAGGCATTGGCGATGGAAAGCGTGGCGTGA